A region of Rhodospirillaceae bacterium DNA encodes the following proteins:
- a CDS encoding acyl-CoA synthetase — protein MSAAGRNPFETDLDKNPANYMPMHPSRFLERAVETYPGRTAMIHGARRFTYAEQHERSVRLASALAKRGIGVGDTVALMGANTPESLEAHFGVPMIGAVLNPLNIRLDAAIIAFILDHGGAKVLLTDTEFAPTIEAALGLAKVRPLVIDIDDSEGPGGKRLGDLDYEALIAEGDPDFDWPGIEDEWQAIALSYTSGTTGDPKGVVFHARGVYMEALGNAVTWAIPHRPVYLWTLPMFHAAGWCFPWSVAIMGGTHVGLRKVEARAIFQSIADNGVTHMCGAPIVLSTLINAPEEDRVPFDQSVKVYTAGSAPAPAVLEGIAKLGFDVTHVYGLTEAFGPSAHCAWQEDWEGLAAGALAERQARQGVAYPTMDGGMIVADPETLEPVPRDGKTMGEILHRGNSIMKGYLKNPKATEAAFRGGWFHTGDLAVWHPDGYVQIRDRSKDIIISGGENISSIEVEAALYAHPDIAEAAVVAKPHEKWEETPCAFVGLRPGATLTEAEVIEWCRGRLAHYKCPTAVVFGELPKTSTGKIQKFRLREQAAG, from the coding sequence ATGAGCGCAGCCGGCAGGAACCCGTTCGAGACCGATCTCGACAAGAACCCGGCCAATTATATGCCGATGCATCCGAGCCGGTTCCTGGAGCGGGCGGTGGAAACCTATCCCGGCCGGACCGCGATGATCCATGGCGCGCGGCGCTTCACCTATGCCGAGCAGCACGAGCGCTCGGTCAGGCTGGCGAGCGCGCTGGCGAAGCGCGGGATCGGCGTCGGCGATACGGTGGCGTTGATGGGCGCGAACACGCCGGAGAGCCTGGAGGCGCATTTCGGCGTGCCGATGATCGGCGCCGTGCTCAATCCGCTCAACATCCGGCTCGATGCGGCGATCATCGCCTTCATTCTCGATCATGGCGGCGCGAAAGTGCTGCTGACCGACACCGAATTTGCGCCGACAATCGAGGCCGCCCTCGGGCTGGCCAAGGTCAGGCCGCTGGTGATCGATATCGACGACAGCGAGGGGCCCGGCGGCAAACGGCTGGGCGATCTGGACTACGAAGCGCTGATCGCGGAAGGCGACCCGGATTTCGACTGGCCCGGCATCGAGGACGAATGGCAGGCCATCGCGCTGTCCTACACCTCCGGCACCACGGGCGACCCGAAGGGCGTCGTCTTCCACGCCCGCGGCGTCTACATGGAGGCGCTCGGCAACGCGGTGACCTGGGCGATACCGCACCGGCCGGTCTATCTGTGGACCCTGCCGATGTTCCACGCCGCCGGCTGGTGCTTCCCGTGGAGCGTCGCGATCATGGGCGGCACCCATGTCGGCCTGCGCAAGGTCGAGGCGCGGGCGATCTTCCAATCCATCGCCGACAACGGCGTCACCCATATGTGCGGCGCGCCGATCGTGCTCTCCACCCTGATCAACGCGCCTGAGGAGGACCGGGTGCCGTTCGATCAGTCCGTCAAGGTGTACACCGCGGGTTCTGCGCCGGCGCCCGCGGTCCTCGAAGGCATCGCGAAGCTGGGCTTCGACGTGACTCATGTCTATGGCCTTACCGAGGCGTTCGGGCCGAGCGCCCACTGCGCCTGGCAGGAGGACTGGGAGGGCCTTGCCGCCGGCGCGCTGGCCGAGCGGCAGGCGCGCCAGGGCGTCGCCTATCCGACCATGGACGGCGGCATGATCGTGGCGGACCCGGAAACCCTGGAGCCGGTGCCGCGCGACGGGAAGACGATGGGCGAGATCCTCCATCGCGGCAACTCGATCATGAAAGGCTATCTCAAGAACCCGAAGGCGACCGAGGCCGCGTTCAGGGGCGGCTGGTTCCATACCGGCGACCTCGCGGTCTGGCATCCCGACGGCTATGTTCAGATCCGCGACCGTTCCAAGGACATCATCATTTCCGGCGGCGAGAACATCTCCTCCATCGAGGTCGAGGCGGCGCTCTACGCCCATCCCGACATCGCCGAGGCCGCGGTGGTCGCCAAGCCGCACGAGAAATGGGAGGAGACGCCCTGCGCCTTCGTCGGGCTGCGCCCCGGCGCGACGCTGACCGAGGCGGAGGTCATCGAATGGTGCCGCGGCCGGCTGGCGCACTACAAGTGCCCGACCGCCGTCGTGTTCGGCGAACTGCCCAAGACCTCGACCGGCAAGATCCAGAAGTTCAGATTGCGCGAACAGGCGGCGGGGTGA
- a CDS encoding LacI family DNA-binding transcriptional regulator, with translation MARPGKRGRLPGIVDVANLAKVSPATVSRYFNDPDIVRYRTRERIRKAVDELGYVRNRAMRSMVGAATGCIGLVIPTIDNAIFSEMLQAFSSALATHGRTMLIAAHGYDLAREAVLVHSLSEQRVDALALIGLEHRPETLAQIERQGIPAAMLWNYRPDRDWPCIGFDNELAGRMAAEHLLALGHRDILFAIGEERSNDRAAGRRTGALEAARRAGLPVPDRRRIACPYDILLSKELIARTLQIGSRPTTVLAGNDVIAQGALFAAASLGIRVPDDLSVIGIGDFRGSDAFEPGLTTVRIPARRIGRLAADALVEMIDWPEADFHHEHCCPLELIVRGTCKAV, from the coding sequence ATGGCACGACCAGGGAAACGCGGACGGCTGCCGGGCATCGTCGATGTCGCCAACCTGGCGAAGGTCTCGCCCGCCACCGTCTCGCGCTATTTCAACGATCCCGATATCGTTCGGTACCGGACACGGGAGCGCATCCGCAAGGCGGTCGACGAACTCGGCTACGTCCGCAACCGCGCCATGCGCAGCATGGTCGGCGCCGCCACCGGCTGCATCGGCCTCGTCATCCCGACCATCGACAACGCGATCTTCTCGGAAATGCTCCAGGCCTTTTCCTCCGCCCTGGCAACCCACGGGCGGACCATGCTGATCGCGGCCCATGGCTATGACCTGGCGCGCGAGGCCGTGCTGGTCCATTCGCTCTCGGAGCAACGGGTCGACGCGCTGGCGCTGATCGGGCTCGAGCACCGGCCCGAGACGCTGGCGCAGATCGAGCGCCAGGGCATTCCGGCGGCGATGCTGTGGAACTACCGGCCGGATCGGGACTGGCCCTGCATCGGCTTCGACAACGAACTCGCCGGCCGGATGGCGGCGGAGCACCTGCTGGCGCTCGGCCATCGCGACATCCTGTTCGCGATCGGCGAGGAGCGGTCCAACGACCGGGCCGCCGGCCGGCGCACCGGCGCGCTGGAGGCCGCCCGCCGCGCCGGTCTGCCGGTGCCGGACCGCCGGCGCATCGCCTGCCCCTACGACATCCTCCTGTCGAAGGAGCTGATCGCCCGCACCCTGCAGATCGGCAGCCGGCCGACCACCGTCCTCGCCGGCAACGACGTGATCGCCCAGGGGGCCCTGTTCGCCGCAGCCTCCCTCGGCATCCGGGTGCCGGACGACCTGTCCGTCATCGGTATCGGCGATTTCCGCGGCTCCGACGCGTTCGAGCCGGGCCTCACCACCGTCCGCATCCCGGCGCGCCGGATCGGCCGGCTCGCCGCCGACGCCCTGGTCGAGATGATCGACTGGCCGGAGGCGGACTTCCACCATGAACATTGCTGCCCGCTCGAACTGATCGTGCGGGGAACGTGCAAGGCGGTCTAG
- a CDS encoding pyridoxal-phosphate dependent enzyme: MNEPDNMQTGAGNGASMLAAIGNTPMVELRNLDTGPCRLFAKLELFNPGGSIKDRIALGMVEAAERDGRLKPGGTIVEATSGNTGIGLALVAALKGYRMILIIPDKMSREKIQQCRALGAEVIVTRTDVPPGHPLQYQTMAADIEARTPGALYIRQHYNPDNPAVHEATTGPEIWRQMNGDVDAIVGGIGTAGTMTGLGRYFRRVAPGLKMILADPVGSLLAPYVQTGELTEPGAWVVEGIGEDELPPVGDMSLIDEAIVVSDRDSLLTARDLLKAEGIMGGSSTGTIVAAALDWCRRQTEAKRVVAIVPDGGDKYLSKMYDDHWMADQGFIERKTYGDLRDLIARRHDEHEDITVPPDATLAIALGKMRLFNISQLPVVQDDRIIGLIDESDLLQRVLANPDMNGNFGDPVSGAMTTRLETLPPGASLADVKATFDKGFVALIRDESQYWGLVTRTDLLNWLRRNRPAA; the protein is encoded by the coding sequence ATGAACGAACCGGATAATATGCAGACCGGAGCCGGAAACGGCGCTTCGATGCTCGCCGCCATCGGCAACACGCCGATGGTGGAGTTGCGCAACCTGGATACCGGGCCCTGCCGGCTGTTTGCCAAGCTGGAGCTGTTCAACCCCGGCGGGTCGATCAAGGACCGCATCGCGCTCGGCATGGTCGAGGCGGCCGAGCGCGACGGGCGCCTGAAGCCGGGCGGCACCATCGTCGAGGCAACCTCCGGCAACACCGGCATCGGCCTCGCCCTGGTCGCCGCGCTCAAGGGCTACAGGATGATCCTGATCATCCCGGACAAGATGAGCCGGGAGAAAATCCAGCAGTGCCGGGCCCTGGGCGCCGAGGTGATCGTTACCCGGACGGATGTGCCGCCGGGCCATCCCCTTCAATATCAGACCATGGCCGCCGACATCGAGGCGCGCACGCCGGGCGCGCTATACATCCGCCAGCACTACAACCCGGACAACCCGGCGGTCCACGAAGCGACGACCGGCCCGGAAATCTGGCGCCAGATGAATGGCGATGTCGACGCCATCGTCGGCGGTATCGGGACCGCCGGCACCATGACCGGGCTGGGCCGCTATTTCCGCAGGGTAGCGCCCGGCCTGAAGATGATCCTGGCGGATCCCGTGGGCTCGCTGCTCGCGCCCTATGTCCAGACCGGCGAACTGACCGAGCCCGGCGCCTGGGTCGTCGAGGGTATCGGCGAGGACGAACTGCCGCCGGTCGGCGACATGTCGCTGATCGACGAGGCCATCGTCGTCAGCGACCGGGACAGCCTGTTGACCGCCCGCGACCTGCTGAAGGCCGAAGGCATCATGGGCGGCTCGTCGACCGGCACCATCGTCGCCGCGGCCCTCGACTGGTGCCGCCGGCAGACGGAAGCCAAACGGGTCGTCGCCATCGTTCCGGACGGCGGCGACAAGTATCTCTCCAAGATGTATGACGACCACTGGATGGCGGACCAAGGCTTCATCGAGCGCAAGACCTATGGCGACCTGCGCGACCTGATCGCCCGCCGGCACGACGAGCACGAGGACATCACCGTCCCGCCCGACGCCACGCTTGCGATCGCCCTCGGCAAGATGCGGCTGTTCAACATCTCCCAGCTTCCCGTGGTGCAGGACGACCGCATCATCGGCCTGATCGACGAATCGGACCTGCTGCAGCGGGTGCTCGCCAACCCCGACATGAACGGCAATTTCGGCGATCCGGTTTCGGGAGCAATGACGACACGACTTGAAACCCTGCCGCCGGGCGCAAGCCTCGCCGACGTAAAAGCGACATTCGACAAGGGCTTCGTCGCGTTGATCCGGGACGAGAGCCAGTATTGGGGGCTGGTCACCCGGACCGACCTGCTGAACTGGCTGCGCCGCAACCGCCCGGCGGCCTGA
- a CDS encoding penicillin acylase family protein — protein sequence MIRLFLRWTLRIALTLAVVLAVAGVVMFFWFRTSLPRLDGSVTVAGIEKPVSIVRDGRGIPYIYAETESDAWFALGYVHAQDRLFQMEMQRRAGQGRLAEIIGPPGLRADRLFRTLGLYRRAQDSVKHLTPGQLKTLEAYAAGVNQWMKTRKGTLPPEFNLTGLEFEPWKPADTLVWGKLMAVRLSTDWRGELLRARIMQKAGKDAIPVLFPPYPGDAPVTVGPQREGLLKGVDFGALFAALPSDLHRGGASNVWALRPERTTTGAAILASDPHLGMNAPVLWYLAHISAPGLKLSGATVPGGPLLIMGHNGHIAWGVTTTYIDTDDVILEKLDPSDPNRYMADGDSVPFDIRTETVKVRFSADVTLTIRESRNGPALDFDEELAEFGRKNGRVAVLRAPWLSRADTSAAAFAGINKAKNWTEFRKALRLFIGPVQNFVYADTAGNIGYLVPGAIPVRKRPDAGYLPQDGADPETALVGYIPYDSLPQSLNPPDGVLINANNRIAGSDYPYFLSQSWGDHYRATRIAQMLAAKERFTPDEVARMQADHVSLAARATLPLLLKIEPADDRQRRVLEMLKAWDGAMALTRPEPLIYTAWVRELNRRLYADELGEVAKRYVSNRPDVVTGILTKHHKWCDDVGTDAIEDCPAILRASLAAALDFLSDRLGDDPLVWRWGDLHYAEMRHQAFGPIPLLGRLTTIRIAANGSRFTVTKAPVNFRSGNSYATRQGPGFRGVYDFSDLSESRFTISSGQSGNPYSEYYDNLVQEWRDVRHWRLAPDEATARQNAAGVLELKPRPDATENRQ from the coding sequence ATGATCCGTCTGTTTCTGCGCTGGACGCTGCGGATTGCGCTGACGCTGGCCGTCGTGCTGGCGGTTGCCGGCGTCGTCATGTTTTTCTGGTTCCGCACTTCGCTGCCCCGGCTGGACGGTTCGGTGACGGTTGCCGGGATCGAGAAGCCGGTCAGCATCGTGCGCGACGGGCGGGGCATCCCGTATATCTACGCCGAAACCGAAAGCGACGCCTGGTTCGCCCTCGGCTATGTCCATGCCCAGGACCGGCTGTTCCAGATGGAAATGCAGCGCCGCGCCGGGCAGGGGCGGCTGGCGGAAATCATTGGCCCGCCCGGCCTCAGGGCCGACCGGCTTTTCCGCACCCTCGGCCTCTATCGCCGGGCGCAGGACAGTGTGAAACATCTAACGCCCGGCCAGTTGAAAACGCTTGAGGCCTATGCCGCCGGGGTGAACCAGTGGATGAAGACCCGCAAGGGCACGCTGCCGCCGGAATTCAACCTGACCGGCCTGGAATTCGAGCCCTGGAAACCGGCCGACACGCTGGTCTGGGGCAAGCTGATGGCGGTGCGCCTCTCGACCGACTGGCGAGGCGAACTGTTGCGTGCCCGGATCATGCAGAAAGCCGGCAAGGATGCGATCCCGGTGCTCTTCCCGCCCTATCCGGGCGATGCGCCGGTGACGGTCGGGCCGCAGAGGGAAGGCTTGCTGAAGGGCGTGGACTTCGGCGCCCTGTTCGCCGCTTTGCCGTCGGACCTGCACCGCGGCGGCGCCTCCAATGTCTGGGCGCTGCGGCCGGAGCGGACGACCACCGGCGCGGCAATCCTGGCGAGCGATCCGCATCTCGGCATGAACGCGCCGGTGCTCTGGTATCTCGCCCATATCAGCGCGCCGGGCCTGAAGCTGAGCGGTGCCACGGTGCCCGGCGGGCCGCTGCTCATCATGGGCCATAACGGCCATATCGCGTGGGGCGTCACGACCACCTACATCGACACCGACGACGTCATCCTCGAGAAGCTCGATCCGTCCGATCCGAACCGCTACATGGCCGACGGCGATTCCGTGCCGTTCGATATCCGCACGGAGACCGTCAAGGTCCGCTTCAGCGCGGACGTCACGCTCACGATTCGCGAGTCGCGCAACGGACCCGCGCTGGATTTCGACGAAGAGTTGGCGGAATTCGGCCGGAAGAACGGGCGCGTCGCCGTTCTGCGGGCGCCCTGGCTGAGCCGCGCCGACACCAGCGCCGCTGCCTTCGCCGGGATTAACAAGGCGAAGAACTGGACGGAATTCAGAAAAGCCCTGCGCCTGTTCATCGGCCCCGTGCAGAACTTCGTCTATGCCGACACGGCCGGCAACATCGGCTATCTGGTGCCCGGCGCGATCCCGGTGCGCAAGCGGCCCGACGCCGGATATCTGCCCCAGGACGGCGCGGACCCGGAAACCGCGCTCGTTGGGTACATTCCCTACGATTCGCTCCCGCAGAGCCTCAACCCGCCGGACGGCGTGCTGATCAACGCCAACAACCGGATCGCCGGCAGCGACTATCCCTATTTCCTGTCGCAAAGCTGGGGCGACCATTATCGCGCCACGCGGATCGCGCAGATGCTGGCGGCGAAAGAGCGCTTCACGCCGGACGAGGTCGCCCGGATGCAGGCCGACCATGTTTCGCTCGCTGCGCGCGCTACCCTGCCGCTCCTGCTGAAAATCGAACCCGCCGACGACCGGCAGCGGCGTGTGCTGGAGATGTTGAAGGCGTGGGACGGCGCCATGGCGCTGACCCGGCCGGAGCCGCTGATCTACACCGCGTGGGTCCGGGAGTTGAACCGCCGCCTCTACGCCGACGAGCTGGGCGAGGTGGCCAAGCGCTACGTTTCCAACCGGCCGGACGTGGTCACCGGCATCCTGACGAAGCACCACAAATGGTGCGACGATGTCGGGACGGACGCGATCGAGGACTGCCCCGCAATTCTCCGGGCGAGTCTCGCGGCTGCGCTCGACTTCCTGTCCGACCGGCTGGGCGACGATCCGCTGGTCTGGCGCTGGGGCGATCTGCACTACGCCGAAATGCGCCATCAGGCGTTCGGCCCCATTCCGCTGCTCGGCCGCCTGACCACGATCCGGATCGCCGCCAACGGCTCGCGCTTCACGGTGACCAAGGCGCCGGTCAATTTCCGGTCCGGTAATTCCTACGCAACGCGGCAGGGGCCGGGCTTCCGCGGCGTCTACGACTTTTCCGATCTTTCGGAGTCGCGCTTCACGATCAGCAGCGGCCAGTCCGGCAATCCCTATTCCGAATACTACGACAACCTGGTGCAGGAATGGCGCGACGTGCGCCACTGGCGCCTGGCGCCGGACGAGGCCACGGCACGGCAGAACGCCGCCGGCGTGCTGGAACTCAAGCCGCGACCGGACGCGACGGAGAACAGGCAATGA
- a CDS encoding threonine ammonia-lyase: protein MTVTAHDIREAAGLLDGQIVRTPTLHSRTLSEIAGCGIWLKFENLQYTASFKDRGAYVKLASLDEGARKAGVIAASAGNHAQGVAYHARRLGIPATIVMPAQTPFNKVRQTEHFGARIVLHGADLAESYDHALEIAPREGLTVVHPYDDPKIIAGQGTAALEMLEDAPDLDTLVVPIGGGGLIGGMALIASEMKPGIELFGAEAALYPAMKQCLAGEEIRTGGTTIAEGIAVKRPGEITREIVRRHVSEILLVDEPALEGAVLMLLEIEKSVVEGAGAAALAAVLQNRDRFAGRTVGVVVSGGNIDSRVLSAILMRGLVRDGRLVRLRIDIQDQPGVLGSVARLIGEAGGNIVEVYHQRLFHNVPLKQAELDIVVETRDADHVDAILKSLCEAGHPATMLSSATGAKVD, encoded by the coding sequence ATGACCGTTACCGCGCACGACATCCGCGAGGCGGCCGGGCTCCTGGACGGCCAGATCGTACGCACGCCGACGCTGCATTCCCGAACTCTGTCGGAGATCGCGGGATGCGGGATCTGGCTGAAATTCGAGAACCTGCAATATACGGCGTCGTTCAAGGACCGCGGCGCCTATGTGAAACTCGCGTCGCTCGACGAGGGCGCGCGCAAGGCCGGCGTCATTGCCGCCTCGGCGGGCAACCATGCCCAGGGCGTCGCCTACCACGCACGGCGTCTGGGCATTCCGGCGACTATCGTGATGCCGGCGCAGACGCCGTTCAACAAGGTGCGGCAGACCGAACATTTCGGCGCCAGGATCGTCCTGCATGGCGCCGATCTCGCCGAGAGCTACGACCACGCGCTGGAGATCGCGCCGCGCGAAGGTCTGACCGTCGTCCATCCCTACGACGACCCGAAGATCATTGCAGGGCAGGGAACGGCGGCGCTCGAGATGCTGGAGGACGCGCCGGACCTTGACACGCTTGTCGTGCCGATCGGCGGCGGCGGCCTGATTGGCGGCATGGCGCTGATCGCGTCCGAAATGAAGCCCGGCATCGAACTGTTCGGCGCGGAGGCGGCGCTCTATCCGGCGATGAAACAGTGTCTGGCCGGCGAGGAAATCCGGACCGGCGGCACCACGATTGCCGAAGGCATCGCCGTCAAGCGGCCCGGAGAGATCACTCGCGAAATCGTTCGCCGGCACGTCTCCGAAATTCTGCTGGTCGATGAGCCGGCGCTGGAAGGCGCCGTTCTGATGCTGCTCGAAATCGAAAAGTCGGTGGTCGAGGGCGCCGGCGCGGCCGCGCTGGCCGCCGTCCTCCAGAACCGGGACCGCTTCGCCGGCCGCACTGTCGGCGTCGTCGTCTCCGGCGGCAACATCGATTCGCGCGTGCTCTCCGCCATCCTGATGCGCGGCCTTGTGCGCGATGGACGGCTGGTCCGCCTGCGCATCGACATCCAGGACCAGCCCGGCGTGCTCGGGTCGGTCGCCCGCCTGATCGGCGAGGCCGGCGGCAATATCGTCGAGGTCTATCACCAGCGCCTGTTCCATAACGTGCCGCTGAAACAGGCCGAACTCGACATCGTCGTCGAAACCCGCGACGCGGACCATGTCGATGCGATTCTGAAGTCGCTGTGCGAGGCCGGCCACCCCGCCACCATGCTCAGCAGTGCCACCGGCGCCAAGGTCGATTGA
- a CDS encoding alpha/beta fold hydrolase, with protein MDGSATAVRTIANFRPRPPWWGGDLQTLRNVLVLQRIDLSPWPEETLRFEMPDGSGDVLTGTLAVPHDAADRPLVILIHGLTGCEDSIHVRASARALLQAGYPALRLNLRGAGPTVGLCHEQYHAGRTADFRAVLRQIPDRFARKGLAAVGYSLGGSMLLKYLGEEGRAASLCAAAAVSVPIDLSAACGRFHRPRNWLYKRYLLDRMKMDALRARGGLPERWREPVRCARTIRDYDAGYIAPRYGFGTAERYYAECSATRFMPAVRVPTLIVHARDDPWIAPEPYERFRWADAPALIPCLHDSGGHVGFHGRGSRETWHDRHIVALLDACAP; from the coding sequence ATGGATGGCTCTGCAACCGCCGTACGCACAATCGCCAATTTCCGGCCCCGGCCGCCCTGGTGGGGCGGCGACCTGCAGACCCTGCGCAACGTGCTGGTCCTCCAGCGCATCGACCTGTCGCCCTGGCCGGAGGAGACCCTGCGCTTCGAGATGCCGGACGGCTCCGGCGATGTCCTCACCGGCACGCTGGCGGTCCCGCACGACGCGGCGGACCGCCCGCTGGTCATCCTGATCCACGGCCTGACCGGCTGCGAGGACAGCATCCATGTCCGGGCCAGCGCCCGCGCCCTCTTGCAGGCCGGCTATCCGGCCCTCCGCCTCAACCTGCGCGGCGCCGGCCCGACCGTGGGCCTGTGCCACGAGCAATATCACGCCGGCCGCACGGCGGACTTCCGGGCGGTGCTGCGGCAGATCCCTGACCGGTTCGCCCGCAAAGGCCTGGCGGCGGTCGGCTATTCGTTGGGCGGCAGCATGCTGCTCAAATACCTTGGCGAGGAAGGCCGGGCCGCATCGCTTTGCGCGGCGGCCGCGGTTTCGGTACCGATCGATCTTTCCGCGGCCTGCGGCCGGTTCCACCGCCCGCGCAACTGGCTCTACAAGCGCTACCTGCTCGATCGGATGAAGATGGACGCGCTCCGGGCGCGGGGCGGCCTGCCCGAGCGCTGGCGCGAACCGGTGCGCTGCGCCCGAACGATCCGCGACTACGATGCCGGCTACATCGCCCCGCGCTACGGGTTCGGCACGGCGGAGCGCTACTATGCCGAATGCTCGGCGACGCGCTTCATGCCGGCGGTCCGCGTCCCGACGCTGATCGTCCACGCGCGCGACGATCCCTGGATTGCGCCCGAACCCTACGAGCGGTTCCGCTGGGCGGACGCGCCGGCCCTGATCCCCTGCCTGCACGACAGCGGCGGCCATGTCGGCTTCCACGGCCGGGGCAGCCGGGAGACCTGGCACGACCGGCATATCGTCGCCCTGCTCGACGCCTGCGCGCCGTAG
- a CDS encoding RlmE family RNA methyltransferase has protein sequence MPRNSSRRGGRREKKVRVKTARRRPASSTRWLDRQLNDPYVAEARQLGYRSRAAFKLIEIDDRLRLLRPGLIVIDLGAAPGGWTQVALERTRAAETGGRVIALDRLEIEPVPGAEILLGDFQDAATLVRLEQTLGGARADLVLSDLSPSTTGHRATDHLRIVTLAEDALAFAEGVLKPGGGFVAKVFRGGADADLLKRVRAGFETVRHVKPPASRADSAETYLVAQGCRPQAPA, from the coding sequence ATGCCCCGGAACTCGTCGCGCCGCGGCGGCCGCCGCGAGAAGAAGGTCCGGGTGAAGACGGCGCGCCGGCGCCCCGCCTCCTCGACCCGGTGGCTCGACCGCCAGCTGAACGACCCCTACGTTGCCGAGGCGCGCCAGCTCGGCTACCGCTCGCGCGCCGCCTTCAAGCTCATCGAGATCGACGACCGGTTGCGGCTGCTCCGGCCGGGGCTGATCGTGATCGACCTGGGCGCCGCGCCCGGCGGCTGGACCCAGGTGGCGCTGGAGCGGACGCGGGCCGCCGAGACAGGCGGAAGGGTTATTGCGCTGGACCGGCTGGAGATCGAACCGGTGCCCGGTGCGGAAATCCTGCTCGGCGATTTTCAGGATGCCGCAACGCTGGTGCGCCTGGAACAAACGCTGGGCGGCGCGCGGGCCGACCTCGTCCTGAGCGACCTGTCGCCGTCCACGACCGGCCATCGGGCGACCGACCATCTGCGCATCGTAACTCTGGCCGAAGACGCGCTTGCCTTCGCGGAAGGGGTTCTGAAGCCGGGCGGCGGCTTCGTCGCCAAGGTTTTCCGCGGCGGCGCGGACGCCGACCTGCTCAAGCGCGTGCGGGCGGGTTTCGAGACCGTGCGCCACGTCAAGCCGCCGGCGAGCCGCGCCGATTCGGCGGAGACCTACCTGGTTGCCCAGGGCTGCCGGCCGCAGGCGCCGGCCTGA
- a CDS encoding CoA transferase, which translates to MTVPQENDSRPEAVGPLAGPLAGVTVIDLTRALAGPYGTMLLGELGARIVKVEPPGGDPAREIGPHVAGRSAYFMSLNRGKESIVLDLKDAADRRVFEAMVRRADVLYENYRAGTMEKLSYGWDALKGLNPRLVYAATSGFGQTGPYRHRPAYDMVVQAMGGIMSITGHPGGPPTRVGASIGDIAAGLFTALGVVSALQHRDRTGEGIMVDVAMLDSQVALLENAVARYSATGVAPGPLGARHPSVAPFDAYRTADGHIVVAAGHEDRFRRFSETVGQPHWPDDPRFTTLADRLDNVDALKTEIEAALAIGTTAHWQALLEAADIPCGPINAVPDLFENAHIAERNMIVSVDDPDAGSMRLAGLPIKMSAYADRPARRPAPRLNEHGDRLRAEFDEASR; encoded by the coding sequence ATGACGGTACCCCAGGAAAATGACTCCCGGCCCGAAGCTGTGGGTCCTCTTGCCGGCCCGCTCGCCGGCGTCACGGTGATCGACCTGACCCGCGCGCTCGCCGGGCCCTACGGCACCATGCTGCTCGGCGAGCTCGGCGCGCGGATCGTCAAGGTCGAGCCGCCGGGCGGCGACCCGGCGCGCGAGATCGGGCCGCATGTCGCCGGCCGGAGCGCCTATTTCATGTCGCTCAACCGGGGCAAGGAATCGATCGTCCTCGATCTCAAGGATGCCGCCGACCGCCGGGTCTTCGAGGCGATGGTCCGGCGCGCCGACGTGCTCTACGAGAACTACCGCGCCGGCACGATGGAGAAGCTGAGTTACGGCTGGGACGCCCTGAAGGGCCTGAACCCGCGCCTGGTCTACGCCGCGACCAGCGGCTTCGGCCAGACCGGACCCTACCGCCACCGCCCGGCCTACGACATGGTGGTCCAGGCCATGGGCGGCATCATGAGCATCACCGGCCATCCCGGCGGCCCGCCGACCCGGGTCGGCGCCTCGATCGGCGATATCGCGGCCGGCCTGTTCACGGCGCTCGGCGTCGTCTCCGCCCTGCAGCACCGCGACCGGACCGGCGAAGGCATCATGGTCGACGTCGCCATGCTCGACAGCCAGGTCGCCCTGCTGGAGAACGCCGTCGCGCGCTACAGCGCGACCGGCGTCGCGCCCGGTCCGCTCGGTGCGCGGCACCCGTCGGTCGCTCCGTTCGACGCCTACCGCACGGCCGATGGCCACATCGTCGTCGCCGCCGGCCACGAAGACAGGTTCCGGCGCTTCTCCGAGACGGTCGGGCAGCCGCACTGGCCCGACGATCCGCGCTTCACGACCCTGGCCGACCGGCTGGACAATGTCGATGCGTTGAAGACGGAGATCGAGGCCGCTCTCGCAATCGGGACAACCGCGCACTGGCAGGCCCTGCTGGAAGCGGCGGACATCCCCTGCGGGCCGATCAACGCCGTGCCGGACCTGTTCGAAAATGCGCATATCGCGGAACGCAACATGATTGTATCGGTCGACGATCCGGACGCCGGCAGCATGCGGCTCGCCGGCCTGCCGATCAAGATGTCGGCCTACGCGGACCGGCCGGCCCGGCGGCCGGCGCCGCGGCTGAACGAGCATGGCGACCGGTTGCGGGCTGAATTCGACGAGGCTTCCCGATGA